A region from the Arachis ipaensis cultivar K30076 chromosome B01, Araip1.1, whole genome shotgun sequence genome encodes:
- the LOC107618671 gene encoding uncharacterized protein LOC107618671, protein MEKEGSRVRGLRAWNHHVQSLLGSHRRRPSSSPPLPSTATSDRLSENAAASPGSTTAAVRVAWKEDELGVAAPCLCRQRAPLNPLAWVEYRCLHVVFGVFSYFVMLFQLLFLGNEQRSL, encoded by the exons ATGGAGAAAGAGGGTTCACGAGTTAGAGGCCTGCGAGCCTGGAACCACCATGTCCAGTCACTCCTGGGAAGCCACCGCCGTCGTCCAAGCTCGTCGCCGCCTCTGCCCAGCACTGCCACAAGTGATAGGTTGTCAGAAAATGCCGCTGCATCACCGGGATCCACTACCG CCGCTGTCAGAGTCGCGTGGAAGGAGGATGAGCTGGGTGTCGCTGCCCCTTGCCTCTGCCGCCAGAGAGCGCCGCTGAATCCTCTGGCTTG GGTTGAGTATCGGTGCTTGCATGTCGTGTTCGGAGTTTTCAGCTACTTTGTTATGCTATTTCA ACTTCTCTTTTTAGGAAACGAACAAAGAAGCTTATGA